The Arachis hypogaea cultivar Tifrunner chromosome 14, arahy.Tifrunner.gnm2.J5K5, whole genome shotgun sequence genome has a segment encoding these proteins:
- the LOC112743620 gene encoding NAC domain-containing protein 87 codes for MEEPVVVNKGKEPLDLPPGFGFHPTDEEIITYYLTEKVMNSSFSATAIGEADLNKSEPWDLPKKAKMGEKEWYFFCQKGCRIVRKNLRYCSGLEWSSSCVRLSLQLSENLGND; via the exons ATGGAAGAGCCTGTCGTAGTTAACAAAGGCAAGGAGCCGCTGGATTTGCCACCAGGTTTCGGATTCCACCCAACAGATGAAGAAATCATCACTTATTACCTCACCGAGAAGGTCATGAACAGCAGCTTCAGTGCAACTGCCATAGGTGAAGCCGATTTGAACAAATCCGAACCCTGGGATTTACCAA AGAAAGCAAAGATGGGAGAGAAGGAGTGGTACTTCTTTTGTCAGAAAG GTTGCAGAATTGTGAGAAAAAATCTGCGATATTGCTCGGGACTCGAATGGAGTAGTTCCTGCGTCAGACTTTCCTTACAGTTGTCAGAAAATCTGGGAAATGATTAA